The Stieleria maiorica genome includes the window GACGACACCGGCACGACTCGTTGGCAGTTTGCGATGGTGCGCATGGCCGCTCTAGAATTTGTTGCCGAATTTCAGGACCGGGAAATCTGGCGGGTCGATGCGATGCCGTACGCCATCGCGATGAGTGGGCGAGAGCCGTACTCGTTGTTCCGATTTCGCCCACGGAGAACGACTGCGCAGTAAGACTTGCAGGTTTGCGCTGCCAGCGACGGGCATTTGCATTTTTCGAAGGGTACCGGGGCAAAGAAATCACGCCAGGATTTCGTCGACGACACGGGCCGGGCGACCGGCCGTTAAGATTTCTTGGCGTCCGTTGTGGTGGAAGACCAGGTCGTTCCAGTCCAAGCCGAATTGGTGCAACAACGTCGCCTGGTAATCGTTCGGCGTGACCTTGTTTTCGACCGCTCGGTGTCCGAAATCATCGGTCGCACCGAAGGTCATTCCCGGTTTGATGCCGCCACCGGCAAGCCACATGCTGAAGCCTTGACCGTTATGGTCGCGGCCGTCTTTTTCGGGAGCCCCCTGGTTTTGTGTCACCGGCAGACGCCCGATTTCGCCGCCCCAATGCACCATCACCTCGTCCAACATGCCGCGTTGCTTGAGATCCTGGACGAGTGCCGCGGAGGGTTTGTCGGTCTTGCGGCAAACCGCCGGCAACGCCGTCCCCAAGTTGCTGTGGTTGTCCCAGGGCTGGCCGTTCTGAAACAGCTGCACAAATCGGACGCCACGCTCGACCAGCCGCCGGGCGATCAAACAACGTGTGCCGTACTCTCGGGTCGCGTCATCGTTGATTCCATATAACTCATGTGTCGCCTTGGTTTCTTTGGAAATGTCCAATGCTTCGGCCGCCGCGGTTTGCATCCTGGCGGCCAGTTCATAGCTGGCGATACGGGCTTCTAAATCAGCGGCACCGGGGAACCGCAGGGCATGGTTGCGATTGAGTGCTTGCAGAAAATCCAGGTTTTTGCGTTGCGGAATCCCTTGCAGGTGGGCCGGCGCATCCAGATTCAAGATCCGCGGCTCCTTGGGACGCAGCACCGTGCCCTGATACAGTGCGGGCATGAAGCCGCTGGACCAATTGTGCGTGCCGTCGACGGGATGCCCGCCCGGGTCGGTCAGCACCATGTAGGCGGGTAACTCCTGTGTTTCGCTGCCGAGTCCGTACAACAACCAAGATGCCATGTGGGCTCGTCCGGTGACGCCGGGGATTCCGCCGTGAAAGTAACGGATCGACACTTCGTGCCCGTTCGCCCCGGTGTGCATGCTGCGGATCAAGCAGATGTCGTCGACGATTTTTGCCGTTTCCGGCAACAGCTCGGAAAGCTCCGTGCCGCACTGGCCATGTTTGGCGAATTTCCAGCGGGTGCCCATCAGTTTCTTGCTGGCTTCGTTAACGAAGCTGAATCCGACTTCGCCTTCATATTGAGTGCCGTCGTACTTGGACAATACCGGTTTCGGATCGGTCAGGTCCATGTGCGACGGGCCACCGTGTTGAAACAGCGAGATCATCGCCTTGGCCTTGGCCGGATGGTGGGTCGGCTTGAGATCCAAATCGAATGTCGGCGGTTGTTTGGGAACGTTCTTCGGTTTCGCCCCTGCTTGCTCTTGCTGCAACAACCAAGCCAGCGCGACCGATCCGATCCCCAGAGCCTGGCGATTCAAAAAACAGCGGCGTGTGACGGATTCATTCCACATACAGGAACTCGTTGGAACTGAGGAGTGACTGACACAGGTTGGTCATCGCCTGGGAGACACTCGATCGCCCCGACGGAACCGCCTCCGGCATCGAGTCCATCGTCCGGATTTGATCGGCGACAAATTGGAGGGCCATCGTCAATTCGAGGTTGCTGGGTTGACGGTTGTAGGCGAGTTCCCAAGCCCGAACGATCTGGCCGGGGACCGCATCGGTGGATGCCGCGGGGCCGGCAAACTCGGTTTGTGCGGTGAACGTCGCGTCCGATTTGTCTTGTCCGGTCAACGTGATCGTGACCGGCCAACTGAACGAGTCCGAACTGTGGTTGCTGCGGCAGTCGGTAATAAAGTCGATCGTGTCGCCGGTTTGAACTTCGATTGAATCCAGCTTCGTCTCCGCACCCCCATGTTGTGCCACCCACTGGCCGATGACCCCGGACCGATTCGCCACGATCCGTCCCTGCACCCCGTCGCCATTTTCGGACGGATGATGCAGTTTTCCGCCGATCGCGACCACGCCATCGTGCGGCGCCACCCAGCGAAGAATCACGGAGCGACCTTCGCCGTCGGGGTGTCCACCGGCGGCGTTCAAGTGCGCCCAGCCGAGTTTGACGTCCGGCAATTTATCTCCGCCGCTGTAGTGTGTGCCGGTGAAGTGTGGAAACGCGGTGAACTCGGTCCGGCCGGCGTCTTCGTCGAATCGACCAAAGCCGTACTGCCAGCGGCTCGGTTTCGGATCGGGCACCTCGGGCAGTGAGGCCAATTGTTCGTCAGGGATCGGCTGGGCTTCGCGCGCCGCGCGGTCGGCCAGCTTGGCGGATTGATCAAGAATGAATTGTCCGTTCAGCAGCATCAACGATTGTGTCGCCACCGTCGAACTGACACGGTTTTCGCAATTGGTTTCCATCACCGGTGCGTCAAAGGTCTGCAGCAGCGCGACGGGACGGCTGCGCCGATTCTGGATGTACAGACTGCGCCGGGACTGGGGCCCGTCGACGACGACTTGGCCCGTTTCGTCCTCCTTGATCTTCACCGGCGGACCGAACAATTGGCGATCGAGCGACCCCGATGCGGCCAACATCCGGTCGCGAATCGTCTCCGCTTCCAGCCTGCGCAAGTTTTGGGCATAGGGATTCGGGGACGTCGGGACCACACGCTGTCGCCACAGCGCCGACGACAGGATTGTGAGGTGCAGACGTTTCAGACTCCATCCTTGGTTGATGAACTCCGCCGCCAGCCAATCGAGCAATTGGGGATCGGACGGCGTTGAACCGAGTTTGCCGAACTCGCCCGCCGTCGCCACCAGGCCTTTGCCGAAGTGATGCATCCAGATGCGGTTGACGATCACGCGGGACAGCAGCGGGTTGTCGCGATCGGTCAACCAGCGGGCAAAGGCCAGTCGACGGCCTGTTGACGGAAGCGCGGGGTCATCGATCGGAAACACCACGTGATGTCCTTCGGGTGAGGCGACTTGCGGTGCGGCCGGCGCGACGGTTTGTTTCGGCTGACCCGGGTCGCCACGATGGAACAATTTGGTTTCCGGAGCGTGTCCGGCCGGTTCGACCAATGCACGCACGAATTGTTCGGCCGGCTTTTTGGATCGGACGTCGGCGATCCGTTTGCTGATCTCGGCCAATTGCGTCTTCGATTCGGGAATGTATTGGTACAGGTTCCCCGGCGTGATGTTGACGCTGGGGTTGGCCGCCAGCAGTTTCTTCTGTTCTTCGTTACGCTGATTGGCTGGCGTTTCGTATGCCTGACGCAACGACGTTCGCAGCGGTTCTTCGAATTTGAGCAGTTCGTTGTCCAGCGCCTGCTTCATGTACTTCTCTTGCCGCTGTTGTCTCTCCTGCTCGATCGTCTTGGCCTCGGCTTCCACCTGAGCGGCTTTTTCGCGGTCGGCGGCGGTGTACAAGGAAACCAATCGAGCGTTGGGGGTTTTCCAGGCTTTCCAATCGAGCGCTGGTTCGAATACCGCCCGCAGCGCGTAGTAGTCGGTTTGCAAGATCGGGTCGTAGCGATGGTCGTGGCATTGGGCGCAGTGAAAGCTGGTGCCCATCAGGGCTGTCCCGACGATCTTGATCGTGTCGATCATCACTTGATTGCGTGCTTCGTCGTTGTTCGCCCCGTTACCGGTTCCGTCGGCGGCCATTCGTAGAAAGCCGGTTGCGGTCAGTCGTTCGATTTGCTCGTCCGTCAAATCGCCCTCGCGCTCCCCGGCCAGTTCGTCACCGGCCAACTGTTCAATGATGAATTGGTCAAACGGTTTATCGTCGTTGAGGGCTCGGATGACCCAGTCGCGGTACTTCCATGCCCAGGCGCGTTCCTGGTCGGCGACGGTGTAGCCTTCGGAGTCGGCGTAGCCGGCGACGTCCAACCAGTGGCGTGCCCAGCGTTCACCGTAGTGCGGGGAATCGAGCAGTTCGGTCAGCAGGTGGTCGTACCAATCATCACGTGGATCGTCTCGCCAGCGTTGCATCTGATCGGCCGATGGCGGCAACCCGATCAAATCAAAAAAGGCGCGGATGACCAGCGTGGTGCGGTCCGCCTCGGGTTCAAAGGGGCTGTCGTGCCGGTCCATGGATTGCAAAACGATCGCATCGATCGGGTTTCGAACACCCGGATGATCGGTCGTCGGTGCGACAGTTTCGGGGGCGATCGGTTGATACGCCCAATAGGCCCGCTCTTCTGGGGTGATCCCCAATCCGGGGCCGATGGAATCGGGTTCCGGGCGTGCCGTCGGGGCTCCCGCGGAGATCCATTGTCGAAGGGTCTCCACCTGATCGGAGGGGACGTTGTGGTCGCCCGGAGGCATTTCGCCGGAGACGACACGCTCGATGACCAAGCTTTCCTCGGGTTTCCCCGGCACGATCGCCGCACCGCTGTCCCCCCCGTCTTTGATCAGCCGCACCAGACGCAGGTCCAAGCCGCCTTCGAGTTCCCCGGTGGCCCCGTGACAGTCAAAACAATGGGCGCGAAAGATCGGACGAATGTCTTGCTCGTAGGTCAAATTCGGCGACGGCGTTGCGTCGGCCGAAAACAGCCGGGGACATGAAACCCAAGGGTTCATGCAGATCAACAGCATAGTCAAAAACGATGTGCGGGTCATCGTCGATGTCTCGAGAGAGCGAGTGGGGTGGGAATCGGATGACACCTGCGAACCGGTTGGGGCGATTCGAAAGCTCCGATTGAACCCCCAGCATAATCGAAACCGCAGCCCGGCGTCACTCCACCGAATTCTGACCGGAAAAGCATCGCCCTAAGCTGGACGGTCGCTGTCGGCGAGACACCAACGGTTGCGTGCGCCGCACTTCACGATAGCCTGAGCGCGAAGAGGCATTTGCCCAAATTCTTTGACGCTCCAGATTTCCCGCGAAACCGGATCCCGGTGGCGTTGGTTTAACAGCGGATTCAGACGGTACGTACTGTGATGGCCAGCTTGATTCTCGAATCGAAACTTGCAGCTTTCGAGTGGGCATCGTTGGGGGTGAATTTGTGAAACGATGGTCTTCAGTCGGTCTTGCGGTTTTCTTAGTTGCCCTGGTGGTGGGGTTCGCCAGAGGCGTGAGCAATCGGTCTGCCCAGTCGGATAACTCCATTCAAGCAACCGCGTCAGAGAAAACGGACGCGGACGCCCACGTCAAAGCGTTGGAACTGAGTCTGACGGCAGCGGACGCCTTCGCCAGACAATCGCTCGAAGAGACAATGGCATCGCAGGAGGCCGTTTTGACGGACCTGGCGCGGGCGTATGGCAACGAATCCGATCCGACATTTGCCCAGACGTTTCTCTCCACATCCGGCGAGACCTATTCGCAGTACGTGCAGAATCAACATTACGGAAAGAGCGACCAGGTCGCAAACGTCCTGTTCCGGCTCGGACAAACACGATTCTTGCAAGGCGATGGAATGCAGGCCATCGACGCGCTGAACCGATCGATCGCAGCGCCGTCCATCGCAAGCGATCCGAGGCTTCGGTCCAGGGCGCTCAACATGCGCGGATGCGTCCAGGCGACGTTGGGAGACTGGGAGCACGGAACCGCCGATTTTCAAGAGAGCTTTACGAGTCTGGTTGGACAACCCGGCAGCCGGCGACTCGCCGCAATTGCTTTGCGAAACCTTTGCTACGCCACACAGGCCCAAGGGATCGATGGCAAAGAGTACTTGTACAAGGCGATCGAGTTTCTCGCTCCCTGGTCCGAGTCCAAATCGCTGACGGTCGAACACGAAATGCTGGTCGACTTTCGCGCCGAACTCTGTTTGCTGCTAGTGATCGACGGTGAACACGAGTCGGCACAACGTGTTTGCGATCAGATTCAAGGTGATCTTCAGTCGCTGTTGGCTAAGACTCAGAATCTGGCGAAACGGCAGGCGCACCGCTATCGATACGAAGACGCCCTGCTGCAGATCCGCGCGTGCACCGGAGCGATCGCCGCGGAAGCGGTGCATGACGATCAACCTGAGGTCTCGCATCGGCGCCCTGTTCCGCAGTGGCGGCCCCTGGTCGACCTCCGCAGTGAACTGGTCTCCAGTGATCGTCTGCTTCGGGGAACGATGGTCGGGGAGTTTGAACGTCAATCGAGTTTTGCGGTCGCTTGGTGCTCGTTCGATTGGACCGAACGGATCGTGACCAGCATTGCCAAACATCTGTCCGCCCGTGCCGACTTGGTCATCGTTGCCGACAACCCCGATTCGCTCAAACGAGCCGGGCGGTCATTGACTGCCGCGGGTGTCGACCTGAACCGCGTGGACTTTCGGATGCTGGAAACCGAGGTTCCTTGGTTCCGTGATTGCGGGCCGATTGTTTCAGTCGCCCCCGGCGGACGAACGATTTGGTTCGATTCCCAACTGACACGTCGCAATACCGATTTTCGGCCGATCTGTGATTCACTGCCCGAAAGAATCGTGGACTTTGCAGGCACGTTGGTCGGTCGGACGCCGTTGCGGGTCGAAGGCGGAATGCTCGCGTCCAACGGTCGCGGGTTGACGATCACTTCCGAAGCGATGTTGCAGAAGAATGCCGAGTATGGATTCTCGCCCCAGGCGATCAGAGATGAGTTAATGCGGATCACGGGGGCAAAGGAGCTGGTCGTCGTCCCGACGTTGGAAAACGAACCGACCTCTCACGTCGACATGTTCCTCACCTTCGTGGACCCCGTCACGGTGGTCGTCGGCCAATACTCGGATGCCGACGATCCCAACGCTGCGGTGCTCGACGAGGTCGCACGGCAGCTTTCTGAGTTCAACGACGACGGGCAAAGATTACGCGTGCATCGCGTCCCGATGTCGCCACGAACTGACGATCATTTCCGGACCTACACCAATGTCGTCTTCGGAAATGGAGTTTTGTTGGTGCCTTCCTACGCCGGGCATGAACGTCTCGAAGCCGACGTCCGACAGATCTATCAAACGCTCCTGCCGGATTGGGAAATCGTTTTCATCGACTGCACCCGGCTCATCGAGCTTGACGGTGCCCTGCACTGCCTGGTGACCAATCTGGGTCCGGCGGGATTGGACAGGACCCGAGGCTCGGTTCAGGTGAGGACAGAGGCGAAACGCGACGAATCCAAATGATCTGGCCGATTGGAAAAGCGGTGGTCAGTGGATGGGTGTACGACGTCCTTTCTAGGTCGTCGCGCTGAGCCCCACGGGCGACGGCCCGGAAGGGCCATCGTACCCCAAGAAGAGTATCGCCCTAAGCTGGATGGTCCTTCATGGCGAGACACCAACGGCTAGCCTAACAATTCGAAGGGCAGTGTTCCGAAACTCTGACCGTTGATTTGTAACGTCACATGATGCGTCCCGGGATACAACGTGTACGTCGTGGCGTTGGCCCGTAAGACGTGCCGCTTCCGGATCTCCGTCGATTCACCGCTTTGAAGCTCAATCTGTTTCAGCTTGTGCACTTTTGCGGCGAGCGTTCCGTTGGCTTTCACAAAGTCGATCACGTAGTCGATCATCAAGGATTCGTCCCGACGGGCGGAAACGGTGAACGACAACTCGATCGCCTGGCCGGGGCGGAGCTCCGGTCGTGCCAGTTCATATCCGCTGACTTCGATTTTTGGGTTGGGACGAAAACCCAGAAACCGCAACGCATCGGACGAGCCTTGTTTGACAAGCGTCCGCAACGCATGTTTGCAGATCCAACGCAGTTCTTTTTCATCCTGTTTCGCTGCTTCTCTCCAACGCCCCAATGTTTCGAGGACCAGCTCGGGATGTGACTTGGTCAGATCATTCAAATGGTTTGCCACCGAACGGGTGACGTAACGGGTCGGATCGACGTGAAGCTGATCAAGCAACGGTAGCGGCACGGTCGCATCGATCGACAGCCGCTTGGACCAAGGCAATTTGGGGCGTGTCCCTTCGCTGACCAGTCGGCGAACGTGGTAGTGTTTGTGCCCGGCCCACTTATCGAGTTCCGCCAGTGTCTTTTCGGGATGGGCGTCGATAAACGCCCGAATCGCATCCTCCATCGAAAATCGCTGGGTCAACGCTTTGAGTGTGCGGAGCGATCGATGGAGATGTTTTTTTTCGAGTCCGTTGCGGACCACAAATTCGCCGAGCGGGGCGAAGATGAAGTCCCCGAAATCATCGTCGGTTTTTTGAGGATCCAACGGTGGCGGTAAGGCGTCGGTGATCTGCCGTGCCGCGATCGCGAAATCCGGCGACAGATGTTTCTCCAGCTGCTCGGCCAAGTGAACGATGCGTTCCTTCAACTCCAGCTGCGACAGGCCGTTCATCGAGTCGCGGACAAAACCGCTGCGGTCGAATCCGGAATCCGCATCGGCGAACAGCCCCGCCAAATACTCGACGCGATCACGATTGAACAATTGGTCTTTGAGACTGAATCCGGCTGCGCGATTATCTGTTGCCATTTCACCTAGTGCTCTGTCAGCATCAAGATTTCAGGTACCAAAAGCCAAATGGCCCGAAGGGTGCTTCGCGTTTTTGGTACCTGACCCCTTTTCCGCGGCACTAGTCATTTAAAATCGCGCCGGTGGCGACGAACTGTTTGCGTTGGCCGGCGTCAAACTTGGCGCCCCGGAGATCGACAAGGTAGAAATCGATCCCGGAAATGTCAGCCCCCCTCAAGTCCGACCCACACAGGTTGGCTTTGCGGATCGTTTCGGGGCTCTTGAAATACTGTTCGTCAAAGTC containing:
- a CDS encoding DUF1501 domain-containing protein, which codes for MWNESVTRRCFLNRQALGIGSVALAWLLQQEQAGAKPKNVPKQPPTFDLDLKPTHHPAKAKAMISLFQHGGPSHMDLTDPKPVLSKYDGTQYEGEVGFSFVNEASKKLMGTRWKFAKHGQCGTELSELLPETAKIVDDICLIRSMHTGANGHEVSIRYFHGGIPGVTGRAHMASWLLYGLGSETQELPAYMVLTDPGGHPVDGTHNWSSGFMPALYQGTVLRPKEPRILNLDAPAHLQGIPQRKNLDFLQALNRNHALRFPGAADLEARIASYELAARMQTAAAEALDISKETKATHELYGINDDATREYGTRCLIARRLVERGVRFVQLFQNGQPWDNHSNLGTALPAVCRKTDKPSAALVQDLKQRGMLDEVMVHWGGEIGRLPVTQNQGAPEKDGRDHNGQGFSMWLAGGGIKPGMTFGATDDFGHRAVENKVTPNDYQATLLHQFGLDWNDLVFHHNGRQEILTAGRPARVVDEILA
- a CDS encoding DUF1549 domain-containing protein gives rise to the protein MTRTSFLTMLLICMNPWVSCPRLFSADATPSPNLTYEQDIRPIFRAHCFDCHGATGELEGGLDLRLVRLIKDGGDSGAAIVPGKPEESLVIERVVSGEMPPGDHNVPSDQVETLRQWISAGAPTARPEPDSIGPGLGITPEERAYWAYQPIAPETVAPTTDHPGVRNPIDAIVLQSMDRHDSPFEPEADRTTLVIRAFFDLIGLPPSADQMQRWRDDPRDDWYDHLLTELLDSPHYGERWARHWLDVAGYADSEGYTVADQERAWAWKYRDWVIRALNDDKPFDQFIIEQLAGDELAGEREGDLTDEQIERLTATGFLRMAADGTGNGANNDEARNQVMIDTIKIVGTALMGTSFHCAQCHDHRYDPILQTDYYALRAVFEPALDWKAWKTPNARLVSLYTAADREKAAQVEAEAKTIEQERQQRQEKYMKQALDNELLKFEEPLRTSLRQAYETPANQRNEEQKKLLAANPSVNITPGNLYQYIPESKTQLAEISKRIADVRSKKPAEQFVRALVEPAGHAPETKLFHRGDPGQPKQTVAPAAPQVASPEGHHVVFPIDDPALPSTGRRLAFARWLTDRDNPLLSRVIVNRIWMHHFGKGLVATAGEFGKLGSTPSDPQLLDWLAAEFINQGWSLKRLHLTILSSALWRQRVVPTSPNPYAQNLRRLEAETIRDRMLAASGSLDRQLFGPPVKIKEDETGQVVVDGPQSRRSLYIQNRRSRPVALLQTFDAPVMETNCENRVSSTVATQSLMLLNGQFILDQSAKLADRAAREAQPIPDEQLASLPEVPDPKPSRWQYGFGRFDEDAGRTEFTAFPHFTGTHYSGGDKLPDVKLGWAHLNAAGGHPDGEGRSVILRWVAPHDGVVAIGGKLHHPSENGDGVQGRIVANRSGVIGQWVAQHGGAETKLDSIEVQTGDTIDFITDCRSNHSSDSFSWPVTITLTGQDKSDATFTAQTEFAGPAASTDAVPGQIVRAWELAYNRQPSNLELTMALQFVADQIRTMDSMPEAVPSGRSSVSQAMTNLCQSLLSSNEFLYVE
- a CDS encoding agmatine deiminase family protein, whose amino-acid sequence is MSNRSAQSDNSIQATASEKTDADAHVKALELSLTAADAFARQSLEETMASQEAVLTDLARAYGNESDPTFAQTFLSTSGETYSQYVQNQHYGKSDQVANVLFRLGQTRFLQGDGMQAIDALNRSIAAPSIASDPRLRSRALNMRGCVQATLGDWEHGTADFQESFTSLVGQPGSRRLAAIALRNLCYATQAQGIDGKEYLYKAIEFLAPWSESKSLTVEHEMLVDFRAELCLLLVIDGEHESAQRVCDQIQGDLQSLLAKTQNLAKRQAHRYRYEDALLQIRACTGAIAAEAVHDDQPEVSHRRPVPQWRPLVDLRSELVSSDRLLRGTMVGEFERQSSFAVAWCSFDWTERIVTSIAKHLSARADLVIVADNPDSLKRAGRSLTAAGVDLNRVDFRMLETEVPWFRDCGPIVSVAPGGRTIWFDSQLTRRNTDFRPICDSLPERIVDFAGTLVGRTPLRVEGGMLASNGRGLTITSEAMLQKNAEYGFSPQAIRDELMRITGAKELVVVPTLENEPTSHVDMFLTFVDPVTVVVGQYSDADDPNAAVLDEVARQLSEFNDDGQRLRVHRVPMSPRTDDHFRTYTNVVFGNGVLLVPSYAGHERLEADVRQIYQTLLPDWEIVFIDCTRLIELDGALHCLVTNLGPAGLDRTRGSVQVRTEAKRDESK